The Alosa sapidissima isolate fAloSap1 chromosome 5, fAloSap1.pri, whole genome shotgun sequence genome has a window encoding:
- the arhgap32b gene encoding rho GTPase-activating protein 32 isoform X2 — MERSLGASAVGLLPSPLGSHDAGDQTLRGDDIMAELARGLHPRERPDWEETISAMARSAEVPDLRASSTTSSTSTTAGMKVKTAKKLSFSKGHFPKLAECAHFHYENVDFGTLQLSLADEHSEVTRNGLESKECVYLVQIHCQGRNWIVRRSYEDFCILDKHLHLCIYDRGYSQLAELPSDQPEGVSQMLIGYLTRLSAIADNKINCGPALTWMELDNKGNHLLVHEESSINVPAIAAAHVIKRYNAQAPDELSFEVGDIVSVIDMPPKEDTTWWRGKHGFQVGFFPSECVELINDKIPQSVTNCVPKPDLEMETVIQQDTNMNSVSKKHGKLITFLRTFMKSRPSKQKLKQRGILKERVFACDLGEHLLNSGQDVPQVLRSCAEFIEKHGIVDGIYRLSGIASNIQKLRHEFDSELIPDLTKEIYIQDIHCVGSLCKLYFRELPNPLLTYQLYDKFSEAVSAATDDERLIKIHDVIQQLPPPHYRTLEFLMKHLSRLATFSSITNMHAKNLAIVWAPNLLRSRQIESACFGGPAAFMEVRIQSVVVEFILSHVDMLFGPKLTGQSGASRPKSVLGGGWCASARLLSLEEAQARTQAQICSPITPHSRYIEVGEGPAALLGKFHTVIDFPTDRKRQPIKSRKSPVGSWRSFFSLGKSSSSSSSSSSATINKRKLRRNPSEPTELKSMALTGGRGETGTLRSAKSEESLTSLHNVEGESKMYRPRRPRSSSDALSSSFGADLLAGQQHCASYDNLCNAAQPGHHHHEHDDSDQDDRPIFCVPALISSPPIAMETDLELMPPEVGMATLDFDPMSFGLGSPLMSDRETALLSSATEDRMEDGQFSAAQQTPDRSYSAAESTFVTAPSPSVDTPPLSPPPRVRSAESVRNEPVNTDLGSVRNEPVSAKVESVQNEPVSAKVESVRNEALLLDLMGSPLHTVTMETHFIQHPADLDFTRELQLQSPVVLSSALSCAPAARKLAFALEELESPLVAAETSRSCDTPSPLSPLRADDLLSSLDWPVPPSLASETSITTATPTPAPTSLQRTPSSTSPERPAPPEQIDSQTDPPDDSRDDWYALPDQPALPPQSATAATDITTSAQATPVHHQTTLPAVTQVPSAFNEAPPTLNQTTHVMTTLTETTPTQFTPTHVKATPTSSVPASPLSSPEHQSAAVGPAQISTVPAPVLEDHTPLPSASAGPSSSDVAPTQGITAAPCSAVATGVSAPSTSAVAQGVTASSASAFAQGIIAPPTFAVAQGVICPPTSAVAQGVICPPTSAVAQGVIAPPASAVAQGVIAPHTFAVARGVPASAVFAAPSSSSRERSCVSPPGPEPQVAVAVPSLPHAPPWASEHPVAVLQPQPQTPQPQPRAPLGPSLDKPWEAIKPVQPWLESAPYHHHHHQQQQQQQQQPSPAGPAPPPPVRSIESKLATATLGRDGSAYHAFLEDEGSAMTMTMSHTLPRKSAYVYHAQGPVAPPADAYYPPARALPVAYAYRAEPLPMSYAADVSRYATIGPRSYHHSLKTHRPTRAEYLPSPGPTPSPGPAHHHHHHHHHPRSHGYSHVGATYPSIRRVHSLHAPSLHSPSPSSTAAAVRGPPVSRTEVPPPQASSDEEMFYYQRSAHRCRGYAPPAAEPPDYHVTRLQPFFENGRVQYRYSPHSEQLAPDAPSYYELDPYATLRLRHFHSFGGRDREAKSGAYHYLLHQRHSPQPPHHAAGVREHGFVSRDMPPAHLHAPQGPGGACLPSWEAQEEAERLRGHSLRRESRARQRLKGPVLSQYDNLGPYMPPDAPAGPPHTPATESLQHLRSKSDPGKEARYNVTPEAAVPRSLTADPDAFLYMETEKHAHAGPRPAGPRSHTPSSQPHGLQHVPEASRLSDADRAAHRGGRSPEGESLQRVTATVTPKPERSHSRGPWGPEPDPHPRPPQRHTPSGVPSHYDNLEEYRPPATTQTQTRPAPKDPLASRGGAALFPGQAFGHGHGGRAYSTALGQGAFIQTDAPLHRPEAEVKAE; from the exons GTTATCCTTCAGTAAGGGACATTTTCCAAAGCTTGCAGAATGTGCGCATTTCCACTATGAGAATGTGGATTTTGGAACCCTACAG ctttCCCTTGCTGATGAGCATAGTGAAGTCACACGGAATGGCCTGGAGTCCAAggagtgtgtgtacctggtacAGATACACTGTcag GGCCGAAATTGGATAGTTCGCCGGAGCTATGAAGACTTCTGCATTCTGGATAAGCATCTTCATTTGTGCATCTATGACAGAGGCTACTCACAACTAGCAGAGCTGCCCAGTGACCAGccggag GGAGTTTCCCAGATGCTGATTGGCTATCTCACCCGTCTGTCGGCCATTGCCGACAACAAGATCAACTGTGGGCCCGCCCTTACCTGGATGGAA TTGGATAATAAGGGTAATCACCTGCTGGTCCATGAGGAATCATCCATCAACGTCCCTGCCATTGCAGCCGCACACGTCATCAAGCGCTACAACGCTCAGGCACCCGACGAGCTCtcctttgag gtgggggatATTGTGTCTGTGATCGATATGCCACCAAAGGAGGACACCACCTGGTGGAGAGGAAAGCATGGATTCCAG GTGGGCTTCTTTCCCAGTGAGTGTGTCGAGCTCATCAATGACAAAATTCCCCAGTCAGTTACCAACTGTGTTCCGAAGCCAG ATTTGGAGATGGAGACAGTCATACAGCAGGACACAAACATGAACTCag tgtctAAGAAGCACGGGAAGCTGATCACGTTCCTGCGCACCTTCATGAAGTCTCGGCCCAGCAAGCAGAAGCTCAAGCAGAGGGGCATCCTAAAGGAGAGGGTGTTCGCCTGCGACCTCGGGGAGCACCTGCTCAACTCAGGACAGgatg ttccTCAGGTGCTTCGAAGTTGTGCGGAGTTCATCGAGAAACATGGCATTGTGGATGGGATCTACAGGCTATCTGGAATTGCATCAAATATCCAGAAGTTACG GCATGAGTTTGACTCCGAGCTGATCCCAGACCTGACTAAAGAGATTTACATCCAGGACATCCACTGTGTGGGGTCCCTCTGTAAGCTCTACTTCAGAGAACTGCCCAATCCACTGCTCACGTACCAGCTCTACGACAAGTTCTCC gAGGCTGTTTCCGCAGCAACAGATGATGAACGTCTCATCAAAATTCATGATGTCATTCAACAGTTACCACCCCCACActatag gaCGTTGGAGTTCTTGATGAAGCATCTGTCCAGGTTAGCCACCTTCAGCTCCATCACCAACATGCACGCCAAGAACTTGGCCATCGTCTGGGCTCCCAACCTGCTCAG GTCTCGCCAGATTGAGTCGGCATGTTTCGGGGGTCCTGCTGCCTTCATGGAGGTGAGGATCCAGTCTGTGGTGGTGGAGTTCATCCTCAGCCACGTGGACATGCTCTTCGGACCCAAACTCACAG GCCAAAGTGGGGCGTCGCGGCCCAAGTCGGTGCTGGGTGGGGGCTGGTGTGCGTCGGCGCGGCTGCTGTCCCTGGAGGAGGCCCAGGCACGGACACAGGCCCAGATCTGCAGCCCCATCACCCCCCACAGCCGCTACATCGAGGTGGGAGAGGGGCCCGCTGCGCTGCTCGGCAAGTTCCACACCGTCATCGACTTCCCCACCGACAG GAAGCGGCAGCCCATCAAGTCCAGGAAGTCTCCAGTGGGTAGCTGGCGCTCCTTCTTTAGCCTGGGGAAGTCCTCTtcgtcctcatcctcctcttcatcagCCACAATCAACAAGAGGAAGCTGAGACGCAACCCCAGCGAGCCTACGGAACTCAAGTCTATGGCTCTCACAG GAGGCCGAGGGGAGACTGGGACTCTGCGCTCAGCCAAAAGTGAAGAGTCTCTCACGTCTCTGCACAACGTAGAAG gtgAGAGTAAGATGTACCGGCCTCGACGCCCACGCTCCAGCAGCGATGCCCTGTCCTCGTCCTTTGGCGCCGACCTGTTGGCCGGTCAGCAGCACTGCGCCTCCTATGACAACCTGTGCAACGCCGCTCAGCccggccaccaccaccacgagcACGACGACAGTGACCAGGACGACCGGCCCATCTTCTGCGTGCCCGCCCTCATCTCCTCGCCCCCCATCGCCATGGAGACAGACCTGGAGCTGATGCCGCCAGAGGTTGGCATGGCGACGCTGGACTTTGACCCCATGTCCTTTGGACTGGGCTCCCCGTTGATGAGTGACCGGGAGACGGCGCTCCTCTCCTCGGCAACGGAGGACAGGATGGAGGATGGGCAGTTCAGTGCTGCCCAGCAGACTCCAGATAGGAGCTACAGCGCAGCTG AGAGCACCTTTGTCACCGCGCCGTCCCCCTCTGTGGACACCCCACCCCTGTCCCCCCCTCCACGCGTCCGATCAGCGGAGTCGGTCCGAAACGAGCCGGTCAACACTGATCTGGGGTCGGTCCGAAACGAGCCAGTCAGCGCCAAGGTGGAGTCGGTCCAAAACGAGCCAGTCAGCGCCAAGGTGGAGTCGGTCCGAAACGAGGCCCTACTACTGGACCTGATGGGCTCACCGCTGCACACTGTCACCATGGAGACCCATTTCATTCAACACCCAGCAGACCTCGACTTTACCAGAGAACTACAGCTCCAGA GCCCTGTagttctctcctctgctctgagcTGCGCCCCTGCGGCCCGTAAGCTGGCGTTTGcgctggaggagctggagagccccctggtggcggCCGAGACGTCCCGCAGCTgtgacaccccctcccccctgtcCCCGCTCCGCGCCGACGACCTGCTCAGCTCGCTGGACTGGCCCGTGCCCCCCTCCCTGGCTTCGGAGACCAGCATCACCACGGCAACCCCCACCCCTGCTCCGACCTCTCTGCAGAGGACTCCCAGCTCCACCTCCCCTGAAAGGCCTGCCCCCCCTGAGCAGATCGACTCTCAGACTGACCCCCCCGACGACTCAAGGGACGATTGGTACGCCCTGCCGGACCAGCCTGCCTTGCCTCCGCAAAGCGCCACCGCAGCCACTGACATCACTACTTCCGCTCAAGCCACACCTGTCCACCATCAGACCACTCTGCCTGCTGTCACTCAAGTACCGTCTGCTTTCAATGAAGCACCGCCCACTCTCAATCAAACCACTCATGTCATGACCACACTCACTGAGACCACTCCCACACAATTCACACCCACTCATGTGAAGGCCACACCCACTTCATCAGTTCCCGCCTCTCCTCTGTCCAGCCCAGAGCACCAATCAGCAGCAGTGGGCCCTGCCCAAATCTCTACTGTCCCCGCCCCCGTCTTGGAAGACCACACCCCGCTCCCCTCCGCCTCAGCTGGCCCTTCCTCCTCTGATGTTGCCCCCACCCAGGGCATAACTGCCGCACCATGCTCTGCTGTTGCCACAGGCGTATCTGCCCCATCCACCTCTGCTGTTGCCCAGGGCGTAACTGCCTCATCTGCCTCTGCCTTTGCCCAGGGCATAATTGCCCCACCCACCTTTGCTGTTGCCCAGGGTGTAATTTGCCCACCCACCTCCGCTGTTGCCCAGGGTGTAATTTGCCCACCCACCTCCGCTGTTGCCCAGGGTGTAATTGCCCCACCCGCCTCTGCTGTTGCCCAGGGTGTAATTGCCCCACACACCTTTGCTGTTGCCCGGGGCGTACCTGCCTCAGCTGTCTTCGCTGCCCCCAGCTCTAGCAGTAGAGAGCGGAGCTGTGTATCTCCTCCAGGCCCTGAG ccTCAGGTGGCCGTGGCTGTGCCGTCTCTACCTCACGCGCCCCCCTGGGCGTCGGAGCACCCGGTCGCCGTGCTGCAGCCGCAACCGCAGACCCCCCAACCGCAGCCCCGAGCCCCTCTGGGCCCCTCGCTGGACAAGCCCTGGGAGGCCATCAAGCCTGTGCAGCCGTGGCTCGAGAGCGccccctaccaccaccaccaccaccagcagcagcagcagcagcagcagcagccctctCCGGCCGGTCCGGCGCCCCCGCCGCCCGTGCGCTCCATCGAGAGCAAGCTGGCCACGGCCACGCTGGGTCGCGACGGCTCCGCCTACCACGCCTTCCTGGAGGACGAGGGCTCGGCGATGACGATGACTATGAGCCACACGCTGCCCCGTAAGTCGGCCTACGTGTACCACGCGCAGGGTCCCGTCGCGCCCCCCGCCGACGCCTACTACCCGCCCGCGCGCGCGCTCCCCGTGGCCTACGCCTACCGCGCCGAGCCGCTGCCCATGAGCTACGCCGCAGACGTGTCGCGCTACGCCACCATCGGCCCGCGCTCCTACCACCACTCCCTCAAAACCCACCGGCCAACCAGAGCCGAGTACCTGCCCTCCCCcggccccaccccctcccccgggcctgctcaccaccaccaccaccaccaccaccacccccgtaGTCACGGTTACAGCCACGTAGGCGCCACCTACCCCAGCATCCGTCGCGTGCACTCGCTGCACGCCCCCTCGCTGCAcagcccctccccctcctccaccgcCGCCGCGGTCCGAGGCCCGCCCGTCTCCAGAACTGAGGTTCCGCCGCCACAGGCGTCGTCGGACGAGGAGATGTTCTACTACCAGCGCTCGGCGCACCGCTGCCGCGGCTACGCGCCACCAGCGGCGGAACCGCCGGACTACCACGTCACCCGGCTGCAGCCCTTCTTCGAGAACGGCCGGGTCCAGTACCGCTACAGCCCGCACTCGGAGCAGCTGGCGCCGGACGCGCCCTCCTACTACGAGCTGGACCCGTACGCCACGCTGCGCCTGCGCCACTTCCACTCGTTCGGGGGCCGGGACCGCGAGGCGAAGTCGGGGGCGTACCACTACCTGCTGCACCAGCGCCACTCACCGCAGCCTCCGCACCACGCTGCCGGCGTGCGGGAGCACGGCTTCGTGAGCCGCGACATGCCCCCCGCGCACCTGCACGCGCCCCAGGGACCGGGCGGGGCCTGCCTGCCGTCGTGGGAGGCCCAGGAGGAGGCGGAGCGCCTGCGCGGCCACTCCCTCCGCCGAGAGAGCCGCGCGCGCCAGCGCCTCAAGGGCCCCGTGCTCTCCCAGTACGACAACCTGGGCCCCTACATGCCCCCTGACGCCCCCGCCGGACCCCCGCACACGCCCGCCACAGAGTCGCTGCAGCACCTGCGCAGCAAGTCGGACCCGGGCAAGGAGGCGCGCTACAACGTCACGCCGGAGGCGGCCGTCCCGCGCTCACTCACCGCTGACCCCGACGCCTTCCTCTACATGGAGACGGAGAAGCACGCGCACGCGGGGCCCCGCCCGGCCGGACCGCGCTCCCACACGCCCTCCTCCCAGCCGCACGGCCTGCAGCACGTTCCGGAAGCCTCGCGGCTCAGCGACGCGGACCGCGCTGCCCACCGAGGAGGCCGGAGCCCCGAGGGCGAGTCGCTCCAGAGGGTGACCGCCACCGTGACGCCCAAACCCGAGCGGAGCCACAGCCGAGGGCCCTGGGGCCCGGAGCCGGACCCTCACCCACGGCCCCCGCAACGCCACACCCCCTCCGGCGTCCCGTCCCACTACGACAACCTGGAGGAGTATCGGCCCCCGGCAACGACCCAGACCCAGACCCGGCCCGCACCCAAGGACCCGCTGGCCAGCCGGGGGGGCGCGGCACTGTTCCCTGGACAGGCCTTCGGGCACGGGCACGGGGGCAGAGCCTACTCCACCGCGTTGGGCCAGGGGGCCTTCATTCAGACCGATGCCCCCCTGCACAGGCCCGAGGCCGAGGTCAAGGCAGAGTGA
- the arhgap32b gene encoding rho GTPase-activating protein 32 isoform X5, with the protein MKERVFACDLGEHLLNSGQDVPQVLRSCAEFIEKHGIVDGIYRLSGIASNIQKLRHEFDSELIPDLTKEIYIQDIHCVGSLCKLYFRELPNPLLTYQLYDKFSEAVSAATDDERLIKIHDVIQQLPPPHYRTLEFLMKHLSRLATFSSITNMHAKNLAIVWAPNLLRSRQIESACFGGPAAFMEVRIQSVVVEFILSHVDMLFGPKLTGQSGASRPKSVLGGGWCASARLLSLEEAQARTQAQICSPITPHSRYIEVGEGPAALLGKFHTVIDFPTDRKRQPIKSRKSPVGSWRSFFSLGKSSSSSSSSSSATINKRKLRRNPSEPTELKSMALTGGRGETGTLRSAKSEESLTSLHNVEGESKMYRPRRPRSSSDALSSSFGADLLAGQQHCASYDNLCNAAQPGHHHHEHDDSDQDDRPIFCVPALISSPPIAMETDLELMPPEVGMATLDFDPMSFGLGSPLMSDRETALLSSATEDRMEDGQFSAAQQTPDRSYSAAESTFVTAPSPSVDTPPLSPPPRVRSAESVRNEPVNTDLGSVRNEPVSAKVESVQNEPVSAKVESVRNEALLLDLMGSPLHTVTMETHFIQHPADLDFTRELQLQSPVVLSSALSCAPAARKLAFALEELESPLVAAETSRSCDTPSPLSPLRADDLLSSLDWPVPPSLASETSITTATPTPAPTSLQRTPSSTSPERPAPPEQIDSQTDPPDDSRDDWYALPDQPALPPQSATAATDITTSAQATPVHHQTTLPAVTQVPSAFNEAPPTLNQTTHVMTTLTETTPTQFTPTHVKATPTSSVPASPLSSPEHQSAAVGPAQISTVPAPVLEDHTPLPSASAGPSSSDVAPTQGITAAPCSAVATGVSAPSTSAVAQGVTASSASAFAQGIIAPPTFAVAQGVICPPTSAVAQGVICPPTSAVAQGVIAPPASAVAQGVIAPHTFAVARGVPASAVFAAPSSSSRERSCVSPPGPEPQVAVAVPSLPHAPPWASEHPVAVLQPQPQTPQPQPRAPLGPSLDKPWEAIKPVQPWLESAPYHHHHHQQQQQQQQQPSPAGPAPPPPVRSIESKLATATLGRDGSAYHAFLEDEGSAMTMTMSHTLPRKSAYVYHAQGPVAPPADAYYPPARALPVAYAYRAEPLPMSYAADVSRYATIGPRSYHHSLKTHRPTRAEYLPSPGPTPSPGPAHHHHHHHHHPRSHGYSHVGATYPSIRRVHSLHAPSLHSPSPSSTAAAVRGPPVSRTEVPPPQASSDEEMFYYQRSAHRCRGYAPPAAEPPDYHVTRLQPFFENGRVQYRYSPHSEQLAPDAPSYYELDPYATLRLRHFHSFGGRDREAKSGAYHYLLHQRHSPQPPHHAAGVREHGFVSRDMPPAHLHAPQGPGGACLPSWEAQEEAERLRGHSLRRESRARQRLKGPVLSQYDNLGPYMPPDAPAGPPHTPATESLQHLRSKSDPGKEARYNVTPEAAVPRSLTADPDAFLYMETEKHAHAGPRPAGPRSHTPSSQPHGLQHVPEASRLSDADRAAHRGGRSPEGESLQRVTATVTPKPERSHSRGPWGPEPDPHPRPPQRHTPSGVPSHYDNLEEYRPPATTQTQTRPAPKDPLASRGGAALFPGQAFGHGHGGRAYSTALGQGAFIQTDAPLHRPEAEVKAE; encoded by the exons atgaaggaGAGGGTGTTCGCCTGCGACCTGGGGGAACACCTGCTCAACTCAGGACAGgatg ttccTCAGGTGCTTCGAAGTTGTGCGGAGTTCATCGAGAAACATGGCATTGTGGATGGGATCTACAGGCTATCTGGAATTGCATCAAATATCCAGAAGTTACG GCATGAGTTTGACTCCGAGCTGATCCCAGACCTGACTAAAGAGATTTACATCCAGGACATCCACTGTGTGGGGTCCCTCTGTAAGCTCTACTTCAGAGAACTGCCCAATCCACTGCTCACGTACCAGCTCTACGACAAGTTCTCC gAGGCTGTTTCCGCAGCAACAGATGATGAACGTCTCATCAAAATTCATGATGTCATTCAACAGTTACCACCCCCACActatag gaCGTTGGAGTTCTTGATGAAGCATCTGTCCAGGTTAGCCACCTTCAGCTCCATCACCAACATGCACGCCAAGAACTTGGCCATCGTCTGGGCTCCCAACCTGCTCAG GTCTCGCCAGATTGAGTCGGCATGTTTCGGGGGTCCTGCTGCCTTCATGGAGGTGAGGATCCAGTCTGTGGTGGTGGAGTTCATCCTCAGCCACGTGGACATGCTCTTCGGACCCAAACTCACAG GCCAAAGTGGGGCGTCGCGGCCCAAGTCGGTGCTGGGTGGGGGCTGGTGTGCGTCGGCGCGGCTGCTGTCCCTGGAGGAGGCCCAGGCACGGACACAGGCCCAGATCTGCAGCCCCATCACCCCCCACAGCCGCTACATCGAGGTGGGAGAGGGGCCCGCTGCGCTGCTCGGCAAGTTCCACACCGTCATCGACTTCCCCACCGACAG GAAGCGGCAGCCCATCAAGTCCAGGAAGTCTCCAGTGGGTAGCTGGCGCTCCTTCTTTAGCCTGGGGAAGTCCTCTtcgtcctcatcctcctcttcatcagCCACAATCAACAAGAGGAAGCTGAGACGCAACCCCAGCGAGCCTACGGAACTCAAGTCTATGGCTCTCACAG GAGGCCGAGGGGAGACTGGGACTCTGCGCTCAGCCAAAAGTGAAGAGTCTCTCACGTCTCTGCACAACGTAGAAG gtgAGAGTAAGATGTACCGGCCTCGACGCCCACGCTCCAGCAGCGATGCCCTGTCCTCGTCCTTTGGCGCCGACCTGTTGGCCGGTCAGCAGCACTGCGCCTCCTATGACAACCTGTGCAACGCCGCTCAGCccggccaccaccaccacgagcACGACGACAGTGACCAGGACGACCGGCCCATCTTCTGCGTGCCCGCCCTCATCTCCTCGCCCCCCATCGCCATGGAGACAGACCTGGAGCTGATGCCGCCAGAGGTTGGCATGGCGACGCTGGACTTTGACCCCATGTCCTTTGGACTGGGCTCCCCGTTGATGAGTGACCGGGAGACGGCGCTCCTCTCCTCGGCAACGGAGGACAGGATGGAGGATGGGCAGTTCAGTGCTGCCCAGCAGACTCCAGATAGGAGCTACAGCGCAGCTG AGAGCACCTTTGTCACCGCGCCGTCCCCCTCTGTGGACACCCCACCCCTGTCCCCCCCTCCACGCGTCCGATCAGCGGAGTCGGTCCGAAACGAGCCGGTCAACACTGATCTGGGGTCGGTCCGAAACGAGCCAGTCAGCGCCAAGGTGGAGTCGGTCCAAAACGAGCCAGTCAGCGCCAAGGTGGAGTCGGTCCGAAACGAGGCCCTACTACTGGACCTGATGGGCTCACCGCTGCACACTGTCACCATGGAGACCCATTTCATTCAACACCCAGCAGACCTCGACTTTACCAGAGAACTACAGCTCCAGA GCCCTGTagttctctcctctgctctgagcTGCGCCCCTGCGGCCCGTAAGCTGGCGTTTGcgctggaggagctggagagccccctggtggcggCCGAGACGTCCCGCAGCTgtgacaccccctcccccctgtcCCCGCTCCGCGCCGACGACCTGCTCAGCTCGCTGGACTGGCCCGTGCCCCCCTCCCTGGCTTCGGAGACCAGCATCACCACGGCAACCCCCACCCCTGCTCCGACCTCTCTGCAGAGGACTCCCAGCTCCACCTCCCCTGAAAGGCCTGCCCCCCCTGAGCAGATCGACTCTCAGACTGACCCCCCCGACGACTCAAGGGACGATTGGTACGCCCTGCCGGACCAGCCTGCCTTGCCTCCGCAAAGCGCCACCGCAGCCACTGACATCACTACTTCCGCTCAAGCCACACCTGTCCACCATCAGACCACTCTGCCTGCTGTCACTCAAGTACCGTCTGCTTTCAATGAAGCACCGCCCACTCTCAATCAAACCACTCATGTCATGACCACACTCACTGAGACCACTCCCACACAATTCACACCCACTCATGTGAAGGCCACACCCACTTCATCAGTTCCCGCCTCTCCTCTGTCCAGCCCAGAGCACCAATCAGCAGCAGTGGGCCCTGCCCAAATCTCTACTGTCCCCGCCCCCGTCTTGGAAGACCACACCCCGCTCCCCTCCGCCTCAGCTGGCCCTTCCTCCTCTGATGTTGCCCCCACCCAGGGCATAACTGCCGCACCATGCTCTGCTGTTGCCACAGGCGTATCTGCCCCATCCACCTCTGCTGTTGCCCAGGGCGTAACTGCCTCATCTGCCTCTGCCTTTGCCCAGGGCATAATTGCCCCACCCACCTTTGCTGTTGCCCAGGGTGTAATTTGCCCACCCACCTCCGCTGTTGCCCAGGGTGTAATTTGCCCACCCACCTCCGCTGTTGCCCAGGGTGTAATTGCCCCACCCGCCTCTGCTGTTGCCCAGGGTGTAATTGCCCCACACACCTTTGCTGTTGCCCGGGGCGTACCTGCCTCAGCTGTCTTCGCTGCCCCCAGCTCTAGCAGTAGAGAGCGGAGCTGTGTATCTCCTCCAGGCCCTGAG ccTCAGGTGGCCGTGGCTGTGCCGTCTCTACCTCACGCGCCCCCCTGGGCGTCGGAGCACCCGGTCGCCGTGCTGCAGCCGCAACCGCAGACCCCCCAACCGCAGCCCCGAGCCCCTCTGGGCCCCTCGCTGGACAAGCCCTGGGAGGCCATCAAGCCTGTGCAGCCGTGGCTCGAGAGCGccccctaccaccaccaccaccaccagcagcagcagcagcagcagcagcagccctctCCGGCCGGTCCGGCGCCCCCGCCGCCCGTGCGCTCCATCGAGAGCAAGCTGGCCACGGCCACGCTGGGTCGCGACGGCTCCGCCTACCACGCCTTCCTGGAGGACGAGGGCTCGGCGATGACGATGACTATGAGCCACACGCTGCCCCGTAAGTCGGCCTACGTGTACCACGCGCAGGGTCCCGTCGCGCCCCCCGCCGACGCCTACTACCCGCCCGCGCGCGCGCTCCCCGTGGCCTACGCCTACCGCGCCGAGCCGCTGCCCATGAGCTACGCCGCAGACGTGTCGCGCTACGCCACCATCGGCCCGCGCTCCTACCACCACTCCCTCAAAACCCACCGGCCAACCAGAGCCGAGTACCTGCCCTCCCCcggccccaccccctcccccgggcctgctcaccaccaccaccaccaccaccaccacccccgtaGTCACGGTTACAGCCACGTAGGCGCCACCTACCCCAGCATCCGTCGCGTGCACTCGCTGCACGCCCCCTCGCTGCAcagcccctccccctcctccaccgcCGCCGCGGTCCGAGGCCCGCCCGTCTCCAGAACTGAGGTTCCGCCGCCACAGGCGTCGTCGGACGAGGAGATGTTCTACTACCAGCGCTCGGCGCACCGCTGCCGCGGCTACGCGCCACCAGCGGCGGAACCGCCGGACTACCACGTCACCCGGCTGCAGCCCTTCTTCGAGAACGGCCGGGTCCAGTACCGCTACAGCCCGCACTCGGAGCAGCTGGCGCCGGACGCGCCCTCCTACTACGAGCTGGACCCGTACGCCACGCTGCGCCTGCGCCACTTCCACTCGTTCGGGGGCCGGGACCGCGAGGCGAAGTCGGGGGCGTACCACTACCTGCTGCACCAGCGCCACTCACCGCAGCCTCCGCACCACGCTGCCGGCGTGCGGGAGCACGGCTTCGTGAGCCGCGACATGCCCCCCGCGCACCTGCACGCGCCCCAGGGACCGGGCGGGGCCTGCCTGCCGTCGTGGGAGGCCCAGGAGGAGGCGGAGCGCCTGCGCGGCCACTCCCTCCGCCGAGAGAGCCGCGCGCGCCAGCGCCTCAAGGGCCCCGTGCTCTCCCAGTACGACAACCTGGGCCCCTACATGCCCCCTGACGCCCCCGCCGGACCCCCGCACACGCCCGCCACAGAGTCGCTGCAGCACCTGCGCAGCAAGTCGGACCCGGGCAAGGAGGCGCGCTACAACGTCACGCCGGAGGCGGCCGTCCCGCGCTCACTCACCGCTGACCCCGACGCCTTCCTCTACATGGAGACGGAGAAGCACGCGCACGCGGGGCCCCGCCCGGCCGGACCGCGCTCCCACACGCCCTCCTCCCAGCCGCACGGCCTGCAGCACGTTCCGGAAGCCTCGCGGCTCAGCGACGCGGACCGCGCTGCCCACCGAGGAGGCCGGAGCCCCGAGGGCGAGTCGCTCCAGAGGGTGACCGCCACCGTGACGCCCAAACCCGAGCGGAGCCACAGCCGAGGGCCCTGGGGCCCGGAGCCGGACCCTCACCCACGGCCCCCGCAACGCCACACCCCCTCCGGCGTCCCGTCCCACTACGACAACCTGGAGGAGTATCGGCCCCCGGCAACGACCCAGACCCAGACCCGGCCCGCACCCAAGGACCCGCTGGCCAGCCGGGGGGGCGCGGCACTGTTCCCTGGACAGGCCTTCGGGCACGGGCACGGGGGCAGAGCCTACTCCACCGCGTTGGGCCAGGGGGCCTTCATTCAGACCGATGCCCCCCTGCACAGGCCCGAGGCCGAGGTCAAGGCAGAGTGA